A single genomic interval of Heliangelus exortis chromosome 11, bHelExo1.hap1, whole genome shotgun sequence harbors:
- the ALPK3 gene encoding alpha-protein kinase 3 isoform X5 — protein MDRYCGLPKYEISRHGNRHTLQLYKCREEDAGIYQASARNTKGIVSCSGVLEVGTMTEFKIHQRWFDKIKRKAEEKLQEIEQGKKRGKENVEVEKLQGMSPDRLQRKRRLARDLNLQSGASPWEKEDAAKVHVADSQSRLQEDIAEPKEQPGSAVMGFPKKLMEPLKAEVTTNGDASLENVEEKGNSFLTYIYETVENLAANPVAKDTAAKKKKKVEAPPAAKQEVSKREESGRDRANPSTNPRFAPSVPLRRNARLRLANDQEVENSPKINEPGKAVTQDTKINGDMHFSLKEMYFDKQVDLAAGKEEVGTEEEAASAAALQPAAVSRQTEDAPSSSEVLDKGPVSSEGQRAQHHAQKSEGNKAASPEVAAAAVGQSASDLKHPVSGPTIETGQQSSKLEEIRKETPVCQETGGMGKRINPRLRPQEPPKPPAPSPDHVQSSKEHPPSTKPAGHSRGLEGRKTQQGLLNQDDKRQGENGPLLKKSSPPEPGENAHPEQIRHQTAVKDGKSKEAGAELPRNRSSAQAGGSSAVPSPGAAHREAGGTTPLGHQETVVPAPASVQLTKADLGPGPAVGPVVAPEAALAAHGAPVMEATAGEVPSGAQVLLPVSRETEIKRAGGSVPQENFPDSTLGETSGKPVPVGFQGKEGQEQTATAPRHEPAAPSGTFKGGAEVQPQVPLILPDPETPQEISLEEKMQHKNLVSSLKNYLLLLLKMSDSGKDATDEDADPRDKEQLDAEEVMLPEIGIAGLSPRTSRRVLEKVQNNQLFQTAENLPLTPRTSRRITGMINEEFVTSKEMLDCKPVPPKRRSRLAPEAEGSSQLSVPSIVVGSVPAAGVGQPPHGISHLPPAGPEKESPSDPLAALPCATPEELASGARRKIYLPKAKQAGEEEEGTPESPGYLRSPTVSPRQSRKNVAMLQSPAPSPPAEPHSPTLTKKMATLEVPKLYEEPMGDSGGDHKVPEDAKPEAQPAESKKASNPFKAPQVVRKIRAEQFSDASENLKLWCQFFNILSDSKLTWYKDEIPVAEAQRSAGDEGQAALAVVQVSQKDCGVYRCVISNEHGTDSTDFLLSPEVLSGFILREEMEVGEEIEMTPMVFAKGLADAGYWGDKLFGRVVSEEVEVGAGFLRKACRARAIYGLEPLFESGRTCIIKVHNFIAFGTKNENSLIEKNYDITIQECKIQNSSREYCKIFAAEARAVRDFGAVPEIIPLYLIYRPANNIPYATMEEDLGGPCQQYCVTERDGSLMARGTSEIVLKCCTFQHWVYQWTNGNILVTDMEGVGWKITNVRIATNLKGYQGLKESCSPSLLEQFASAHQCNHYCSILGLKTLEPVKPKGSKSPSVGRKSAQSSPQLQKKGLASPQGTRKTAVSPRSSRRAAESGEALAASKASPGERGRAGRPQ, from the exons ATGGATCGCTACTGTGGGCTGCCCAAGTACGAGATATCCCGACACGGGAACCGACACACCCTGCAGCTCTACAA GTGCCGAGAAGAAGATGCAGGCATTTACCAGGCCTCAGCTAGAAATACCAAAGGCATCGTGTCCTGCTCTGGTGTGCTGGAAGTGGGAACCATGACGGAATTCAAAATCCATCAGAGGTGGTTTgacaaaataaagagaaaagctgaagaaaagctgcaagAGATAGAACAGGGCAAGAAAcgagggaaagaaaatgtggaGGTGGAGAAGTTGCAGGGAATGAGCCCCGATCGGCTCCAGAGAAAGCGGAGGCTGGCCAGGGATCTGAATCTCCAGTCGGGAGCCTCTCCGTGGGAGAAGGAGGATGCAGCAAAAGTGCATGTTGCTGATTCTCAGTCTAGATTACAGGAGGATATTGCTGAGCCAaaggagcagccaggcagtgcCGTGATGGGCTTTCCAAAGAAACTGATGGAACCTTTGAAAGCGGAGGTGACCACCAATGGAGATGCCTCTTTGGAAAATGtggaggagaaagggaacaGCTTTCTCACGTACATCTATGAGACAGTGGAGAACCTAGCAGCTAACCCAGTGGCGAAAGACACTgcagccaaaaagaaaaagaaggtggaggctcctccagcagcaaagcaggaagTTTCCAAGAGGGAAGAGAGTGGGCGAGACAGGGCCAACCCCTCTACAAATCCAAGGTTTGCCCCTTCTGTCCCCTTACGCAGGAATGCGCGTCTGAGGCTGGCGAATGATCAAGAAGTAGAAAACAGTCCAAAAATCAATGAGCCTGGGAAAGCTGTGACTCAGGACACTAAAATCAATGGTGACATGCACTTCTCTTTAAAAGAGATGTATTTTGATAAGCAAGTGGatctggcagcagggaaggaagaggtggGAACTGAGGAAGAGGCTGCAAGtgcagctgccctgcagcctgcgGCAGtcagcagacagacagaggaTGCTCCGTCGTCCTCAGAGGTGTTGGATAAAGGACCTGTGTCATCTGAGGGACAGAGGGCCCAGCACCACGCACAGAAATCAGAGGGAAACAAAGCCGCCAGTCCAGAG gttgcagcagcagcagtgggacagTCTGCTAGTGACCTAAAACATCCAGTGTCTGGTCCAACCATAGAGACTGGTCAGCAATCCAGTAAGTTAGAGGAGATCAGGAAAGAGACACCTGTCTGCCAGGAAACTGGGGGAATGGGGAAAAGGATAAATCCTCGGCTGAGGCCTCAGGAGCCACCAAAGCCACCAGCACCTTCTCCAGACCATGTGCAGTCTAGCAAGGAGCACCCTCCTTCTACGAAACCAGCAGGACATTCCCGTGGTCTTGAGGGCAGAAAGACCCAACAAGGACTGTTAAATCAAGATGACAAAAGGCAAGGTGAGAACGGGCCATTGCTAAAGAAATCAAGTCCTCCAGAACCTGGAGAAAATGCTCATCCCGAGCAAATCAGGCATCAGACAGCAGTCAAGGATGGGAAGAGcaaagaggcaggagcagagctgcccaggaACCGTTCCAGTGCTCAGGCAGGAGGGAGTTCAGCAGTTCCATCTCCTGGGGCTGCAcacagggaggcaggaggaacaACACCCCTGGGACATCAGGAGactgtggtgccagctcctgcttcagTCCAACTTACCAAGGCAGATCTGGGTCCTGGTCCTGCAGTGGGGCCGGTGGTGGCTCCGGAGGCAGCGCTTGCAGCTCACGGTGCCCCAGTGATGGAGGCCACAGCAGGAGAGGTCCCGTCTGGAGCCCAGGTGCTGCTTCCTGtgagcagagaaacagaaatcaaaCGGGCAGGTGGGTCTGTTCCACAAGAGAACTTTCCAGACAGCACATTAGGGGAGACGAGTGGTAAACCAGTGCCAGTGGGATTtcaggggaaggaagggcaagAGCAAACAGCCACAGCTCCACGTCATGAACCAGCAGCACCTTCAGGCACTTTTAAAGGAGGTGCTGAGGTTCAGCCACAAGTACCACTGATCCTACCTGACCCTGAGACGCCTCAGGAGATATCTTTGGAGGAGAAGATGCAGCACAAAAACCTTGTTTCATCCTTGAAGAACTAtctgttgctgcttttaaaaatgtcagataGCGGTAAGGATGCCACGGATGAAGATGCTGACCCCAGGGACAAGGAGCAGCTCGATGCAGAGGAGGTCATGCTCCCAGAAATAGGCATCGCAGGCCTAAGCCCCCGCACCTCTAGGAGAGTTTTGGAAAAGGTACAAAACAATCAGCTCTTCCAGACAGCAGAGAACTTGCCTCTGACCCCCAGGACGTCCCGGCGGATCACGGGCATGATTAATGAGGAATTTGTTACCAGCAAGGAGATGCTGGATTGCAAGCCTGTGCCACCAAAGAGACGGAGCCGGCTGGCTCCTGAGGCAGAGGGGTCATCCCAGCTCTCCGTGCCCTCCATCGTGGTGGGCagtgtgccagcagcaggagtggGGCAACCCCCTCATGGTATTTCTCATTTGCCTCCAGCAGGCCCTGAAAAAGAGAGTCCCAGTGACCCTCTGGCAGCGCTACCATGTGCCACGCCAGAGGAGCTCGCTTCTGGGGCCCGGCGCAAAATATACCTGCCAAAAGCCAagcaggcaggggaggaagaggagggcaCCCCGGAGAGCCCAGGGTACCTGAGAAGTCCGACTGTCTCCCCACGGCAGTCCAGGAAGAACGTGGCCATGCTGCAGTCACCTGCCCCGTCCCCTCCGGCCGAGCCACACTCACCAACCCTCACGAAGAAGATGGCCACGCTGGAGGTTCCTAAGCTCTATGAGGAGCCCATGGGTGACAGTGGTGGTGACCACAAGGTCCCTGAAGATGCTAAGCCAGAAGCACAGCCAGCAGAGTCCAAGAAAGCGAGTAATCCGTTCAAAG CTCCACAGGTGGTTCGGAAGATCAGGGCAGAACAATTTTCCGATGCCTCAGAAAACCTGAAACTTTGGTGCCAGTTCTTCAATATTTTGAGTGATTCGAAGCTGACGTGGTACAAGGACGAGATCCCTGTAGCAGAAGCCCAAAGGAG TGCTGGCGATGAGGGCCAGGCAGCCTTGGCTGTTGTGCAGGTGTCCCAGAAGGACTGTGGGGTCTACCGGTGTGTGATCAGCAATGAGCATGGCACGGACTCCACAGATTTTCTGCTCAGCCCAGAAG TGCTGTCAGGATTTATCTTGCGGGAAGAGATGGAAG TTGGAGAGGAGATCGAGATGACACCCATGGTGTTTGCCAAGGGCTTGGCTGACGCAGGTTACTGGGGGGACAAGCTCTTTGGGCGCGTGGTCAGcgaggaggtggaggtgggcGCTGGGTTCCTGCGCAAAGCCTGCCGAGCCAGAGCCATCTACGGCCTGGAGCCCCTCTTTGAGTCCGGCCGCACCTGCATCATCAAAGTGCACAACTTCATTGCCTTTGGGACCAAGAACGAGAACAGCCTCATCGAGAAGAACTACGATATCACCATCCAG GAATGTAAAATTCAGAACTCCAGCCGTGAGTACTGCAAGATCTTTGCTGCTGAGGCACGAGCTGTCCGTGATTTTGGAGCTGTGCCCGA GATAATTCCTCTGTACCTGATTTACCGACCGGCCAACAACATCCCTTATGCCACAATGGAGGAGGACCTAGGTGGGCCCTGCCAGCAATACTGTGTCACTGAGAGAGATGGCAGCTTGATGGCACGGGGCACCTCAGAGATAGTGCTCAAATGCTGCACATTCCAGCATTGGGTCTACCAATGGACAAATGGAAACATCCTCGTGACTGACATGGAAG GAGTGGGCTGGAAGATAACCAACGTGAGGATTGCCACCAACCTGAAAGG GTACCAGGGACTGAAGGAAAGCTGCTCACCCtccctgctggagcagtttgcaTCTGCTCACCAGTGCAACCATTACTGCAGCATCCTGGGCCTGAAGACGCTGGAGCCAGTCAAGCCCAAGGGTTCCAAGAGCCCTTCCGTGGGTAGGAAATCTGCCCAGTCCAGCCCCCAGCTCCAGAAGAAGGGGCTGGCAAGTCCCCAGGGTACTCGCAAGACTGCTGTGAGCCCCAGGAGCTCCCGGAGAGCTGCAGAATCAGGGGAGGCCCTGGCAGCCTCCAAAGCCAGCCCAGGAGAGCGCGGCAGGGCTGGCCGCCCGCAGTAG